The nucleotide sequence CGCTGACGTAGTCCAGCAGCCGGTCGAACTGGGCGTCCACGCTGGCGGCGTCGGGCTGGTCATACACCGAGTGCAGCATGGCCTTCACGGCCGGCCACATGGACTTGGGGGTGATGCCCATCAGGTTCGCCGCGTAGTGGGTCCGGCACCGCTGCCAGGTCGCTCCGGGCAGGTTCGCGGCGATGGCGTCCTTGAGCCCGGTGTGGGCGTCGGAAGTGACCAGGCGGACTCCGGTCAGGCCCCGGGCCACCAGGTCGGCGAAGAACTCGTTCCACGCCGACCCCGTCTCCGAGGTGGCCACCCGCAGGCCGAGGACCTCGCGGTGGCCGTCACCATTGACCCCGGTGGCCAGCAGCACCACGGCGTTGACCACGCGCCCGCCCTCACGCACCTTCATCGTCAACGCGTCCGCGGCAACGAACGTGAACGGTCCCGCCTCCCCGAGCGGCCGGTGGCGGAAGGCCTCCACCTGCTCATCGAGGTCCGCGGCCATCCGGGACACCTGGGACTTCGACAGGGCATTGATGCCCAAGGTCTTGACCAGCTTGTCCATCCGCCGGGTAGAGACACCGGCCAGGTAGCAGTCTGCGACCACGGTGATCAGCGCCGATTCGGCCCGCTTGCGCCGCTCGAGCAGCCATTCCGGGAAGTAGGTGCCCGAGCGCAGCTTCGGGATGGCCACGTCCACGGTGCCGACCCGGGTGTCCAGGTCCCGGTGCCGGTACCCATTGCGCTGGGCCGTGCGGTCACGGGAGGGTTTGCCCCATTCGGCGCCGACCACCGCATCGGCGTCAGCGCAGAGCAGGGTGTTGATCATCGTCTGCAGCAGGTGGCGCATCATGTCCGGGGAGGCCTCGGACAGGGCTTCGCCCAGCAGGCCGGCAGGGTCGACAATATGAGGAGCGGTCATCGTGATGACTCCATTCGAGGATTCTGTGAGAGGTTGACTCGAAGGATCACACGGTGGCCGCGTCCACGTCTGGAACGACGTGCCCGACCACCGGGCGCTACACCACTATGCGGGACTCAACTCAGGGGTCGCGGGACATCCGGATCCTGGGGGCGGGCAGCGAGGAGTACAAGCGGGTCCTGCAGAGCACTCTCTATCTCTTCGGCACCTTCGCGATCCTCGCCTATGCGGCAGGTCTCGAAGTGGCGCGCGGCTACGTGGGCCTGGCTCTGCCGCTGGGTGTCCTCCTGCTCCTGCTGGGCCGGTTCCTCGTGCGCAGGTGGGTGGCGCGGCAGCGACACCGCGGCAGGTTCCGGCGGCGGCTCCTGCTCGTCGGCGGCCCGAAGGCGGTCCGGCACATCTTCCAGACCCTCGACTCCGAGGCCGGCGCCGGCTACGCCCCCGTGGCGGCGGCTCTCCCCGGATACAAGGCCCGGCGGGAGGACTACCTCCCGATACCGGTCTCCACGGACCTGGACACCGTGGAGGACCTGGTCGCCCTCGTGGAAGAGCGCGACCTCGAAGCGGTGGTGATCACCTCGGGCCACTCGTTCGTCCCCGGGGACGTCCGCCGGCTGGGCTGGGAGCTGCAGGAGCGCGGCGTCTCCCTGATCATGGCGCCCGCCCTCGTGGACGTCGCCGGACCCCGTCTCCACACGCAGCCCCTCGCGGGTCTGCCGCTCATCCACCTCTCCACCCCGCGCCTCTCCGAGGGCAAGGCATTCGTCAAGCGGGGGTTCGACGTCGTCGCGTCGGGTCTGGGCCTGATCATCATCTCGCCGCTGCTGATCGCCGTCGCGATCGCGGTCAAGGCCACGGACGGCGGGCCGGTGCTGTTCCGGCAGGAGCGCATCGGTCTCGGCGGCAGGCCGTTCACCATGCTCAAGTTCCGCTCCATGGTGGTGGACGCCGAGAAGATCCGGCAGCGGCTCGTCTCGGATGGCGGGGATGCGGACGTGCTGTTCAAGATGAAGGACGACCCGCGCATCACGAAGGTCGGCAGGTTCATCCGCCGCACCAGCATCGACGAGCTGCCCCAGCTCGTGAACGTGCTGCGGGGGGACATGTCCCTCGTGGGCCCGCGGCCCCACCTGCCGCACGAGGTCGAGGCCTATGACCAGTACGTGCACCGCCGGTTCCTGGTGAAGCCCGGCATCACGGGCCTCTGGCAGGTCTCCGGCCGGTCCGACCTCCCGTGGGAGGAGGCGGTCCGCCTGGACCTCTACTACGTGGAGAACTGGTCCATCCTGGGCGACCTCGTGATCCTGGGGCGGACCGTCAAGGCCGTGATCGCCGCCGACGGCGCCTATTGACCCCGGATCCGCACGACCTGTGTGGAAGAATGGGCCGTCGTCGCCGCCCCCTGGGGCCCGGCGCTCCGCCCTGGTGTAATGGCAGCACGCCGGCCTTTGGAGCCGTGCGGTCTAGGTTCGAATCCTAGGGGCGGAACCCCCGTCCTCTGACCCCCACCGGTGCAGGAGCCCCCATGTCCCAGCCGTCCGCTCGTCCCTCCGCCGTGATCGTCCTGGCCGCGGGCCAGGGCACCCGCATGAAGTCGACGACGCCGAAGATCATGCATGCGATCGGGGGACGCTCCCTCGTGGGCCACGCGCTCGCGGCGGCGTGGTCGCTTGCGCCGGAGCACCTCGTGGCCGTGGTCCGGCACGAGCGGGCCCGCGTGGCCGAGCACATCGAGACGGTGGCGGCCCAGCTGGGCATCGACGCGCTGGCGATCGCCGACCAGGACGACGTGCCGGGCACGGGCCGCGCCGTCGAGCTGGGCCTGGCCGCCCTGCCCGCGGACCTCGAGGGCACCGTCGTGGTGACCTACGGCGACGTCCCGCTGCTGACCCCGGAGACGCTCGCCCGCCTCGTCGCGGACCACGAGGCGGACGGCAACGCCGTCACCGTGCTCACCGCCACCCTCGAGGACGCCACGGGCTACGGCCGCATCGTCCGCGACGCCGAGGGCCTCGTGGAGCGGATCATGGAGCACAAGGACGCCCTCGCCCACGCCGAGTCCACGGGGGACGACTCCTTCGTGGCGATCCGCGAGGTCAACTCCGGCATCTACGCCTTCGACGCCGCCCTGCTGCGGCGCACGCTCCCGGCGATCTCCACGGACAACGTGCAGGGCGAGAAGTACCTCACGGACGTGCTGGGCATGGCCCGGGACGAGGGCGGCCGCGTGGCCTCCGTGGGCACGCAGGACGTGTGGGAGGTCGAGGGCGCCAACGACCGCCGCCAGCTCTCCGACCTGGGCCGTCGGCTGAACGAGCGCGTGCTGCGCCACTGGATGAAGGAGGGCGTCACCGTGGTGGACCCCTCCTCCACGTGGGTGGACGTCACCGTCACCTTGTCCTCGGACGTCACTCTCAAGCCGGGCACGCAGCTGCACGGTGCGACGTCGGTGGCCACCGGCGCCGTGGTGGGCCCGGACTCCACCCTCACGGACACGCAGGTGGGGGAGCGCGCCGTGGTCAAGCGGACCGACGCCACGGAGGCCGTGATCGGCGCGGACGCGAGCATCGGCCCGTTCACCTACCTGCGCCCGGGCACCGTGCTGGGCGAGGAGGGCAGGATCGGCGCGTTCTACGAGACGAAGAAGGTCACCATCGGCCGCGGCGCCAAGCTCTCCCACCTCGGCTACGCCGGCGACGCCGAGATCGGCGAGTACACGAACATCGGCTGCGGCAACATCACCGCCAACTACGACGGCGTCAACAAGCACCGCACGGTGATCGGCGCGCACGTGCGCACCGGCTCCAACACGGTGTTCACGGCCCCGGTGACCGTGGGCGACGGCGCCTACACCGGCGCGGGCGCCGTGGTCCGCGAGGACGTGCCCGCCGGGGCACTGGCGCTGAACGCCGTGAGCCAGCGCACCCTCGAGGGCTGGGTGCCGGCCAAGCGCCCGGGCACCTCCTCGGCCGAGGCCGCGCGGGCCGCCGGCGCGGAGGGCTCCGGCGCTCAGGGCTGACCCCGCGCGCCCGACAAGAGGTCGGCGTGTCACAACCGTACCGATTCCGGTACGGTTGTGACACCAGAGATGAGGTGGTGATCCCGTGACGTATCGTGACGATCTGTGGGACGTGGCTGCGGGGAACCACGGGGTCATCACCACTACGGAAGCGGAGGAGGCGGGCGTGCCCGCCGTCGAGGTCCGCAAGCTCGCCCAGCGCGGCGTTCTGCGGAGGCTGGCCCACGGGGTGTACCTCCATCGCCAGGTTCCCCGCGACCGGTTCACGGACGCGGCGGAGGCCGTGGCCACGGTCGGTGAAGATGCATTCCTGGACTGGGACGCAGTGCTGTCACTGTACGACCTCGCCCTGGTCGATCCCTCCGTCGTACGGGTGGGCGTGACGAGGCGGTACCGCGGCTCGCCGCGCGCGCATGTACGAGTGACACGACGCCGTCCCCCGCCGGGCGACGAGGACCTCACCTTTCACGGCGGCGTGCGAGGCCTCACGATCAACCAAGCCCTTCGTGAGGCACTCGACCGCATCCCTCTCGAGCGCGTCGCCGCTGCGATCGAGGAGGCCCGCGCGCGCGGGCTGCTCACGGTGGGCGAGGCGAGGAGCTTGAAGAGGGACCTGGAGGCGCGGCAGAACGGTGGACATCGTGGCGGTCGCTGACGTGGTCGTGGGCCTGGGCGATCTGGGAGCTCGAGGTGCGCCCAGGAGCGAAGGCCAACTCAACCGTCGACTGGAGGCGATCGCTGACGCGATGGGCGTTCCGGTGGACCGGGCGCGCCGGTTGCTGGGAGCAGTGATCGTGGCGCAGATGTTGCCGGAAGGCGTCGTAGTCAAGGGTGCAAATGGCGTTCGACTCCGCCATGGAGCCACCGGGACGCGGGCGACCCGGGATCTCGATCTACTGGCTCGCGATCCCCAGCAGGCGCTGAAGGACTTGACCGGGTTCGTCGACCGGGGATGGGGGGCCGCGCCCGGGAGCAAGAGAGAACTCAAGGCCGACCCGGCTGCGACCCGGGTGGCCTTCTTCGGCACGGTGCATGAGGACGATCCTGCGGAGCCTCTCGGAGTGCCCGATCCCTACGTCCTGTCACGAGCGAAGGTGACCCTGCATTTTCTCTCCCCGAGGACAAGTTGGGTGTCGGTCCCGATCGAGATCGGGCGCGACGAATTCGAGGGCAGCACGCTGGCGCAGCCAGTCGAGGTCGTGGCACCCCAGGTCGCGGAGGCGGTCACCGCGTTGGGATGTGGAACACCGCGGTCTGTGGCCGTGATGGCTGTCGAGCAGCAGCTCGCACAGAAGATCCATGCCGTCACGGATCCACATCAGACGCGAGGCCACGATCTCGTGGACATCCAGTTGCTCTGGCATGGGGCGGAGGCCGAGGGTGGTGTCGACATCCCGTTGCTCGCAGATCTCGTCAGCCGTACTTTCATGTTTCGGTCACCCGGCCGGACTGCGGCAGGACACACACCGCATGAGTGGCCGCCTCCGGTCGCTCACGTCCGGACTCTCGAGCAGGGGTACCTGGATGCGCTGGAGGAGACACGAGTGGGTGCGGAGGGACAGGCCAGGCTCCTGCAGCCGCGCGTGTCCGACGCGGCGGATTGGCTGGAGTCGTTGATCACAAGGATCGCGCGGGCCGCCGGCGCCGAGGGCTCCGGCGCTCAGGGCTGACCCCGCGCGCCCTAGGATGGGTGCGAGGACCGGGCCCCTCAGGCGGCCCGCTGGACGTCGGCCGCGCGCCGCCGCCGGGCATGGAACGTGCAACCACGAAGGATGATGAGGACGTCATGACGGAGCTGAGCCGCAGCGAGGACAAGCGACTGGTGCTGGCCACGGGCCGCGCCCACCCCGAGCTCGCGCAGGAGATCGCGGAGGAGCTCGGCACCGAGCTGCTGCCCATGAGCGCCTACGACTTCGCCAACGGCGAGATCTACGTGCGCTCGGGCGAGTCGGTGCGCGGCAAGGACGTGTTCATCATCCAGTCCCACCCCGCGCCGCTGAACAACCACCTGATGGAGCAGCTGATCATGGTGGACTCCATGAAGCGCGCCTCCGCCCGCCGCATCACGGTGGTCTCCCCGTTCTACCCGTACGCCCGCCAGGACAAGAAGGGCCGCGGCCGCGAGCCGATCTCGGCCCGTCTGGTGGCGGACCTGTACAAGACCGCCGGCGCCTCCCGCGTGATGAGCGTGGACCTGCACACCGCGCAGATCCAGGGCTTCTTCGACGGCCCGGTGGACCACCTCTTCGCCATCCCGCTGCTCGCGGACTACATCCGCACCCGCGTGGAGGGCGAGGAGGTCACCGTGGTCTCCCCGGACACCGGCCGCGTGCGCGTGGCGGAGCAGTGGGCGGACCGCCTCGGCGGCGTGCCCCTGGGCTTCGTGCACAAGAGCCGCGACCTCACGGTCCCGAACAAGGCGGAGTCGAAGACCGTGGTGGGCGACGTCGAGGGCCGCGTGTGCGTGCTGATCGACGACATGATCGACACCGGCGGCACGATCGCCGGCGCCGTGCGCATCCTGAAGGACGCCGGCGCCAAGGACGTCATCATCGCCGCCACCCACGCGGTGTTCTCCGAGCCCGCCGCCCAGCGCCTGAGCGACTGCGGCGCCCGCGAGGTCGTGGTGACCAACACGCTGCCCATCCCCGAGGAGAAGCGGTTCGAGTCCCTCACCGTGCTCTCCATCGCTCCGCTGATCGCCCGCGCGATCCGCGAGGTGTTCGAGGACGGCTCCGTCACCAGCCTGTTCGACGGCGACGCCTGAGCATGGCCGAGCGCGTGGAGCCGGTCCGCGGGGACGAGGCCGACGGCGGGGCCACGGCCGCGCCGGAGCGGCGCGGCCCACGCCTGCCGTTCTGGGCCTCCCTGCTGCTGAACGTGGTGGTGGCCCTCGCGGTCGTCGCCGTGGTGCAGGCCCTGTGGGTGAAGGTGTACTCGGTGCCGTCCGGCTCGATGGAGAACACCCTCGAGGTGGGGGACCGCATGCTGGTCAACCGCACCGCCTACCCGGACGGGATGGCCGACTCCCAGGACGTGGTGGTCTTCACGGCCAACGAGGACTGGGCGCACCCCATGCCACCGGAGGGGGCCGTGGAGAACGCCGTCCGCACGTTCGGCGACCTCACCGGCATCGGCCGCTCGCACGAGCAGGCGCTGGTCAAGCGCGTGGTCGGCACCGCGGGGCAGACCGTGGAGTGCTGCACCGCCGAGGGCGCCGTGACGGTGGACGGGGAGCCCCTGGACGAGCCATACATCCACAACGATCTGCCATTCATCCGGGACGAGCTGGACTGCGAGTCCGAGGTGATGTCCGCGCGCTGCTTCGGCCCGGTCACCGTGCCGGAGGACTCGATGCTCGTGCTCGGCGACCACCGCTCGAACTCGGCCGACTCCGTGATCGCGTGCCGCGGCATCCCCGCCGACCAGGCCGGGGACTGCGCGCGCTTCGTCACCCGCGAGGACATCGTGGGTGAGGTCTTCGTGACCGTCTGGCCGCCCACGCACTGGGGCGGGCACTGATCTCCTGAGGCGCGGGGCCTCCTGGGCGACGGCGGACCGTGCCGGCTCAGCCGGTCGTGGCCAGTTCCGCGGTGACCAGGGCGTCCATCGCCTCCCGCACCCGGGCCTCGGCGTCCTCGGGCACGGGCCCTTCGGCGCGGAGACGGCCCACCACGTCGGCGGCCGTCCGCGGCTCGTCCAGCAGGAGCCAGACGGAGGGGCCCAGACCTTCGAGCACGACCAGGCGGTCCGAGGCGAGCAGGACCAGGCGGCCGTCATCGAGCTGGATTCCGCACTCCGCACCGTGGCGCCGGACGGTTGCGCCGTCACCGCCCGGTGTCCCGGCGGTGGAGACTGTCCTCGGGCTGGCGGAGAGCTCCGGGTCATTGAGAGGCGTCCATGACGGGCTCATCGGTGCGGGCTGCTGCGCGAGCAGCCCGTCTATCACGGGACGCAGGTCAGAGGCCTCCGAGTAGACGAGCCGGAGGGCGCCGCCCAGCCTGTCGAGCGTCCGGCACAGGGCGACCAGTCCACGCGGAAGATGGGCGACGGAGGACGTCTGGGGCACGAGGAGGGTCAACGCCTCCAGCAGGGGCATCGGCTCGGCACGCGCCGTCACGCGCTCGCCCGGCTCCCGGACACGCTCCAGCACGCAGATGCGCTGCAGCGTCGCCTCCGGGGCTTGACCGAGCCCTATCTCGTCCGGACTCACCTGATGCTTCGGACGGCTTCCAGACGGACTGAGCACGGAGAGCGGCTTGGGGTAGGGGGTGACGGCGAGATCCCCGGGGTGGACGATCGCCGTCTCGTCTGAGAGGTAGCCGTAGTGGGGTCCCAGGGTCCGAGTCGCCGTGGTCTTCCCCGTCCCCGACGCCGCGACCAGGACGACGGCGGCACCGGTCTCAAGGTCAGCCAGGCAGGCCGCATGGAACATCAGGTGGCTCCCGCGCCCCGCCTCGATGGCGTGGCGCGTGGCCCGGTGGACCAATTCCTCGTGGAACTGGTCCCACGACAGCGAGGCCAGACTCACACGGTCCACGTCCCCCCGTGAGGCCTCGCACGGTGTCGGGGTGCACCGTGACCACGCGCGGACGATGGCGGCAGACTCGACCTCGTCGAGCGACGAGACGAGCAGGGACCCGGCCCCGGTCTCGATCGACCAGGTGGACGTGTCCCGGTGCTGGCAGTCGGTGGGATGCGCGGGCATGGGGCTCCTCTGACGGGGGCAAGGCACTGAGGCAACTCTAGGGCGTGCGGCGCCGGCCCGCTGGGCCTGTGCGCTCGGCAGAGGGCGCTCCCGCGGTGACGAGGACGGCGGTGGTATCCTTGACGGGTTGCCCAGGCGAGGGAGCGCGCGCTCCGTGATCGACGAGGCCGCCGCCTGCGCGTCAGC is from Micrococcus luteus NCTC 2665 and encodes:
- a CDS encoding IS256 family transposase, with the protein product MTAPHIVDPAGLLGEALSEASPDMMRHLLQTMINTLLCADADAVVGAEWGKPSRDRTAQRNGYRHRDLDTRVGTVDVAIPKLRSGTYFPEWLLERRKRAESALITVVADCYLAGVSTRRMDKLVKTLGINALSKSQVSRMAADLDEQVEAFRHRPLGEAGPFTFVAADALTMKVREGGRVVNAVVLLATGVNGDGHREVLGLRVATSETGSAWNEFFADLVARGLTGVRLVTSDAHTGLKDAIAANLPGATWQRCRTHYAANLMGITPKSMWPAVKAMLHSVYDQPDAASVDAQFDRLLDYVSEKLPAVAEHLDGARADILAFTTFPKDVWTQIWSNNPAERLNREIRRRTDAVGIFPNRAAIVRLVGAVLAEQTDEWAEGRRYLGLEVLARCRLTTVDDTGNEVNAEPETTLELSA
- a CDS encoding sugar transferase — encoded protein: MRDSTQGSRDIRILGAGSEEYKRVLQSTLYLFGTFAILAYAAGLEVARGYVGLALPLGVLLLLLGRFLVRRWVARQRHRGRFRRRLLLVGGPKAVRHIFQTLDSEAGAGYAPVAAALPGYKARREDYLPIPVSTDLDTVEDLVALVEERDLEAVVITSGHSFVPGDVRRLGWELQERGVSLIMAPALVDVAGPRLHTQPLAGLPLIHLSTPRLSEGKAFVKRGFDVVASGLGLIIISPLLIAVAIAVKATDGGPVLFRQERIGLGGRPFTMLKFRSMVVDAEKIRQRLVSDGGDADVLFKMKDDPRITKVGRFIRRTSIDELPQLVNVLRGDMSLVGPRPHLPHEVEAYDQYVHRRFLVKPGITGLWQVSGRSDLPWEEAVRLDLYYVENWSILGDLVILGRTVKAVIAADGAY
- the glmU gene encoding bifunctional UDP-N-acetylglucosamine diphosphorylase/glucosamine-1-phosphate N-acetyltransferase GlmU, which gives rise to MSQPSARPSAVIVLAAGQGTRMKSTTPKIMHAIGGRSLVGHALAAAWSLAPEHLVAVVRHERARVAEHIETVAAQLGIDALAIADQDDVPGTGRAVELGLAALPADLEGTVVVTYGDVPLLTPETLARLVADHEADGNAVTVLTATLEDATGYGRIVRDAEGLVERIMEHKDALAHAESTGDDSFVAIREVNSGIYAFDAALLRRTLPAISTDNVQGEKYLTDVLGMARDEGGRVASVGTQDVWEVEGANDRRQLSDLGRRLNERVLRHWMKEGVTVVDPSSTWVDVTVTLSSDVTLKPGTQLHGATSVATGAVVGPDSTLTDTQVGERAVVKRTDATEAVIGADASIGPFTYLRPGTVLGEEGRIGAFYETKKVTIGRGAKLSHLGYAGDAEIGEYTNIGCGNITANYDGVNKHRTVIGAHVRTGSNTVFTAPVTVGDGAYTGAGAVVREDVPAGALALNAVSQRTLEGWVPAKRPGTSSAEAARAAGAEGSGAQG
- a CDS encoding type IV toxin-antitoxin system AbiEi family antitoxin domain-containing protein codes for the protein MAAGNHGVITTTEAEEAGVPAVEVRKLAQRGVLRRLAHGVYLHRQVPRDRFTDAAEAVATVGEDAFLDWDAVLSLYDLALVDPSVVRVGVTRRYRGSPRAHVRVTRRRPPPGDEDLTFHGGVRGLTINQALREALDRIPLERVAAAIEEARARGLLTVGEARSLKRDLEARQNGGHRGGR
- a CDS encoding nucleotidyl transferase AbiEii/AbiGii toxin family protein; translation: MDIVAVADVVVGLGDLGARGAPRSEGQLNRRLEAIADAMGVPVDRARRLLGAVIVAQMLPEGVVVKGANGVRLRHGATGTRATRDLDLLARDPQQALKDLTGFVDRGWGAAPGSKRELKADPAATRVAFFGTVHEDDPAEPLGVPDPYVLSRAKVTLHFLSPRTSWVSVPIEIGRDEFEGSTLAQPVEVVAPQVAEAVTALGCGTPRSVAVMAVEQQLAQKIHAVTDPHQTRGHDLVDIQLLWHGAEAEGGVDIPLLADLVSRTFMFRSPGRTAAGHTPHEWPPPVAHVRTLEQGYLDALEETRVGAEGQARLLQPRVSDAADWLESLITRIARAAGAEGSGAQG
- a CDS encoding ribose-phosphate diphosphokinase, producing the protein MTELSRSEDKRLVLATGRAHPELAQEIAEELGTELLPMSAYDFANGEIYVRSGESVRGKDVFIIQSHPAPLNNHLMEQLIMVDSMKRASARRITVVSPFYPYARQDKKGRGREPISARLVADLYKTAGASRVMSVDLHTAQIQGFFDGPVDHLFAIPLLADYIRTRVEGEEVTVVSPDTGRVRVAEQWADRLGGVPLGFVHKSRDLTVPNKAESKTVVGDVEGRVCVLIDDMIDTGGTIAGAVRILKDAGAKDVIIAATHAVFSEPAAQRLSDCGAREVVVTNTLPIPEEKRFESLTVLSIAPLIARAIREVFEDGSVTSLFDGDA
- the lepB gene encoding signal peptidase I, translating into MAERVEPVRGDEADGGATAAPERRGPRLPFWASLLLNVVVALAVVAVVQALWVKVYSVPSGSMENTLEVGDRMLVNRTAYPDGMADSQDVVVFTANEDWAHPMPPEGAVENAVRTFGDLTGIGRSHEQALVKRVVGTAGQTVECCTAEGAVTVDGEPLDEPYIHNDLPFIRDELDCESEVMSARCFGPVTVPEDSMLVLGDHRSNSADSVIACRGIPADQAGDCARFVTREDIVGEVFVTVWPPTHWGGH
- a CDS encoding PqqD family peptide modification chaperone, with amino-acid sequence MSLASLSWDQFHEELVHRATRHAIEAGRGSHLMFHAACLADLETGAAVVLVAASGTGKTTATRTLGPHYGYLSDETAIVHPGDLAVTPYPKPLSVLSPSGSRPKHQVSPDEIGLGQAPEATLQRICVLERVREPGERVTARAEPMPLLEALTLLVPQTSSVAHLPRGLVALCRTLDRLGGALRLVYSEASDLRPVIDGLLAQQPAPMSPSWTPLNDPELSASPRTVSTAGTPGGDGATVRRHGAECGIQLDDGRLVLLASDRLVVLEGLGPSVWLLLDEPRTAADVVGRLRAEGPVPEDAEARVREAMDALVTAELATTG